Proteins from a single region of Bradyrhizobium diazoefficiens:
- a CDS encoding S8/S53 family peptidase: protein MPRIADSLSIAAVAIVWCSGSTLQAAGLKIANRPSELVAVVPRPTATDVGLIKGVAELGAPQIVVFPKGTDIAQFVAEKCGRPPGNFKIHPVYEKILLERNAGLSPGDLHALPEQKALEVPACGKFVEDVTLPAPKGVEKLTKELAVPFDTGVFERVVNDPTLRRDVQQTYATAFTDNSKSYDTAWKTICSSTPNASLPGDIASCRNAVQIAAANPQITKPNMVKEVTVPALTQLARAGTDVEPKDVRIAIRTGVTEDTVRTAIPQLQNIEGQLKFVTEIEDVQQFGESCSKAAERKGDSWPYSVRDFLRVASLNGINQDQEGRRILIVDTGFDFSDPIRTDSTGLVFDPFYFHRLNQMSDPDPQWDKNEDGVKGNGGWAGVNLSGVNGRTSSATSIVFKHRSHGLSVAALALGGRPVEELRRVVHLPMRLGFASLVALDTVNPSINTGHIEKALRFAAAAGNEFNVVNLSLSSTDKIPGWDDIVSNKGKGRVFVVAAGNDGNKLVGKDAVYPAAFGGKSAPLDTTSGAVVSVGAHDADGKLALFSNKGLAVDVLAPGCTVPSYELRLDSDGRASGIVARNETGTSFSAPLVSFVAALLMNSPKLAGRPGLVKARIQMGSDYNWELRDDVYSSGILNIVKVLSVDNDILELADPSGGKSRNIRYGRLMNRSTIGEVECRAGDKLSFDTVKKVARNGTNDLLLFSNDDDTKPSGLERKFCDKSMLDQVVFEFRDVETGDTSSIPGSAVLDYVPAP, encoded by the coding sequence ATGCCGAGAATTGCAGATAGCCTCTCGATCGCGGCGGTTGCCATCGTTTGGTGTTCGGGATCCACGTTGCAGGCCGCCGGTCTGAAGATAGCCAACAGACCGAGTGAGTTGGTGGCGGTCGTCCCACGACCTACGGCTACGGACGTCGGTCTGATCAAGGGGGTGGCCGAACTCGGCGCACCGCAGATCGTCGTCTTTCCCAAGGGAACGGATATCGCTCAATTCGTCGCGGAAAAGTGCGGCCGACCACCCGGCAACTTCAAGATACACCCGGTATATGAGAAGATACTGCTCGAGAGAAACGCGGGGCTGAGCCCCGGGGACCTGCATGCGCTTCCCGAACAAAAAGCCCTGGAAGTCCCGGCGTGCGGCAAGTTCGTAGAGGACGTTACTTTGCCCGCTCCGAAAGGCGTGGAAAAACTTACCAAGGAACTCGCAGTCCCGTTCGACACCGGAGTGTTCGAGCGCGTCGTCAATGATCCTACCCTCAGAAGAGACGTTCAGCAGACCTACGCAACGGCGTTCACCGATAATTCCAAGAGCTATGATACCGCTTGGAAAACGATCTGCTCTTCAACCCCCAATGCTTCCTTGCCAGGAGACATTGCTTCTTGCCGCAACGCCGTTCAGATCGCGGCAGCCAATCCCCAGATTACGAAGCCGAACATGGTCAAGGAGGTGACTGTACCGGCGTTGACCCAACTCGCTAGGGCGGGCACGGATGTTGAACCCAAGGACGTGCGCATTGCAATCCGAACCGGCGTGACGGAAGATACGGTTCGCACCGCGATCCCGCAACTTCAGAACATCGAAGGGCAACTGAAGTTCGTTACCGAAATCGAGGATGTGCAACAGTTCGGAGAGAGTTGCTCGAAAGCGGCCGAACGCAAAGGTGATTCCTGGCCCTACAGCGTGCGCGATTTTCTGCGAGTGGCCAGCTTGAATGGAATAAACCAAGACCAAGAGGGAAGGCGTATCCTGATCGTCGATACCGGCTTCGACTTCAGCGATCCGATCAGAACCGATTCTACAGGACTAGTTTTCGATCCATTCTATTTCCATCGACTGAATCAGATGAGCGATCCCGATCCGCAATGGGACAAGAACGAAGACGGCGTGAAGGGAAATGGGGGATGGGCCGGCGTAAATCTCAGCGGCGTAAACGGTCGCACTTCAAGTGCGACTTCGATCGTCTTCAAACATCGTTCGCACGGGCTATCGGTTGCGGCTTTGGCGCTCGGAGGTCGGCCGGTCGAAGAATTGCGGCGTGTGGTGCACCTGCCGATGCGACTTGGATTCGCAAGCCTCGTGGCGCTCGATACGGTGAATCCTAGCATCAACACGGGGCACATCGAAAAGGCGCTCAGGTTCGCCGCCGCTGCGGGCAACGAATTCAACGTCGTCAATTTGAGCCTTTCGTCCACCGACAAGATCCCGGGATGGGATGACATCGTAAGCAACAAGGGGAAAGGGCGCGTCTTCGTCGTCGCCGCGGGAAACGACGGAAACAAGTTGGTGGGTAAAGATGCCGTGTATCCGGCCGCGTTCGGCGGCAAGAGCGCCCCACTCGATACCACCTCGGGCGCCGTGGTTTCCGTGGGAGCGCACGACGCGGACGGCAAGCTTGCACTCTTCTCCAACAAGGGCCTGGCCGTCGACGTTTTGGCGCCGGGCTGCACCGTTCCGTCGTATGAATTGCGCCTTGATAGCGATGGACGTGCCAGCGGCATCGTGGCACGGAACGAGACTGGGACCTCGTTCTCGGCGCCGCTCGTCTCGTTCGTTGCAGCACTCTTGATGAACAGCCCCAAACTCGCCGGGCGGCCGGGGCTCGTCAAGGCCCGCATCCAAATGGGTTCGGACTACAACTGGGAACTTCGCGACGACGTCTACTCCTCCGGGATCCTGAATATCGTGAAGGTACTCAGTGTCGACAACGACATATTGGAGCTTGCCGATCCGAGCGGCGGCAAATCGCGAAATATCCGCTACGGAAGGCTCATGAACCGATCTACCATCGGCGAGGTCGAATGTCGCGCGGGAGACAAACTGAGCTTCGATACCGTTAAAAAAGTCGCCAGAAACGGTACCAATGATCTCCTGCTGTTCTCGAACGACGATGACACAAAACCGTCGGGCCTCGAAAGGAAGTTCTGCGACAAATCCATGCTTGACCAGGTCGTCTTTGAGTTTCGCGACGTTGAAACCGGAGACACCAGTTCCATTCCGGGTAGCGCGGTGCTCGACTACGTTCCTGCGCCTTGA
- a CDS encoding trypsin-like serine protease: MSPSRFWMLFFVLWVETAAAQSQERMMAPIPSTNGANVQIIGGKPATKEDWPATLMFDGNHGRCTSTIVGTYVVLTAGHCVDDKSPAKLLWGNRTTDLLCHVHSDYRGKVCANEIAPQKLVGCTADVAICIAAKPLSPDPAKFERVRNNPPAVSAKDKMFLLGFGCTEADGKITEALQEGVTSVEWPAQPGASSDPSRTMRELIKTAGAAVCHGDSGGASYSPDKAKPEMLALASRGNLSTESYLVDLRTPQVQSFLRKAGSFRSDFNLPEGAIKICGVDPDAENCR; the protein is encoded by the coding sequence ATGTCGCCTTCTCGTTTTTGGATGCTTTTTTTCGTTTTGTGGGTCGAGACGGCAGCCGCCCAATCCCAGGAGAGGATGATGGCGCCGATTCCCTCTACGAACGGTGCCAACGTCCAGATCATTGGGGGCAAGCCCGCGACGAAGGAGGACTGGCCCGCTACCCTGATGTTCGACGGCAATCATGGTCGGTGTACGAGCACGATCGTGGGAACATACGTGGTTTTGACGGCGGGACACTGCGTCGACGACAAATCGCCGGCAAAGCTACTATGGGGAAATCGAACCACTGATCTTTTGTGCCACGTTCATTCGGACTATCGGGGAAAGGTATGTGCGAACGAGATTGCACCGCAAAAGCTAGTCGGGTGCACGGCCGATGTCGCAATCTGCATCGCTGCCAAACCTCTTTCTCCCGATCCTGCGAAATTCGAGAGGGTGAGAAACAATCCTCCTGCAGTTTCCGCGAAGGACAAGATGTTCCTGCTCGGGTTTGGCTGCACGGAAGCAGACGGAAAGATTACCGAGGCTTTGCAGGAAGGCGTGACTTCGGTCGAGTGGCCTGCGCAGCCGGGTGCTTCCAGCGACCCGAGCCGCACGATGAGAGAACTCATCAAGACGGCGGGAGCTGCGGTCTGCCATGGCGACAGCGGTGGAGCGAGCTATTCGCCGGACAAGGCCAAGCCCGAAATGCTGGCTTTGGCGTCGCGTGGGAATCTCAGCACCGAGTCGTACCTCGTGGACCTCCGCACGCCGCAAGTGCAGAGCTTCCTGCGAAAGGCGGGCTCGTTCAGGTCGGACTTCAATCTGCCCGAGGGCGCCATCAAGATCTGCGGGGTCGATCCAGATGCCGAGAATTGCAGATAG
- a CDS encoding Ku protein — protein sequence MPASRAFWKGYLKFSFVSCPVALYPATSAAERLYFRQVNRRTGHRLKHKLVDSVTGEAVDSSNKARGYQVGENEFLLVEDRDLEQARSERPLPGAVEINDAPRRESPPTVPTELHEQEDQEPGDDDDDDDEKAMTPRPRPENTHTIEIERFLPAGQIDARYFEKPYYIVPRGDIGQESFAVIRDAMRREDVIGLARVVLSSRERNFLVQPMDRGLRGVTLRFAQEVRAADDYFGEIPEMKLPAEMMKLAQHIIRTKSDEFDPAMLEDHYRTALARILRKKQVKRSAQHAPAMKPSRENVVSLMDALRRSIAAERPPKSTAIRSRQKRAAPKGAARDRKAS from the coding sequence GTGCCCGCCTCTCGCGCGTTTTGGAAAGGCTATCTAAAGTTCTCCTTCGTCTCATGCCCCGTCGCGCTTTACCCCGCGACCTCGGCGGCGGAGCGGCTCTACTTTCGGCAGGTGAATCGACGCACCGGCCATCGCCTCAAGCACAAGCTCGTCGATTCAGTTACCGGCGAAGCGGTGGATTCATCGAACAAGGCGCGCGGTTATCAGGTCGGCGAGAACGAGTTCTTGCTGGTCGAGGACCGCGACCTAGAGCAGGCGCGGAGCGAGCGACCGCTGCCCGGTGCGGTGGAGATCAACGATGCACCGCGCCGCGAAAGCCCGCCGACGGTGCCCACCGAGTTGCACGAGCAGGAAGACCAAGAGCCTGGCGACGACGATGATGACGACGACGAGAAAGCGATGACGCCACGTCCCCGACCTGAGAATACGCACACGATCGAGATCGAGAGGTTTTTGCCGGCGGGGCAGATCGATGCGCGGTACTTCGAGAAGCCTTACTACATCGTGCCGCGTGGGGACATCGGTCAGGAATCGTTCGCGGTGATCCGCGACGCGATGCGCCGCGAGGATGTCATCGGCCTTGCCCGGGTCGTGTTGTCCTCGCGCGAGCGGAATTTTCTGGTCCAGCCGATGGACCGCGGCCTTCGGGGCGTGACGCTGCGTTTCGCGCAGGAAGTGCGCGCAGCGGACGATTACTTCGGGGAGATCCCCGAAATGAAACTTCCCGCCGAGATGATGAAGCTCGCGCAGCACATCATCCGGACGAAGTCAGATGAATTCGATCCGGCGATGCTGGAGGATCATTACAGGACAGCGCTTGCGCGCATTCTGCGCAAGAAACAGGTGAAGCGGTCAGCACAGCACGCCCCTGCTATGAAGCCTTCGCGCGAGAACGTAGTCAGCCTCATGGATGCACTCCGGCGCAGCATCGCGGCCGAGCGCCCGCCAAAATCGACCGCTATACGCAGCCGGCAGAAGCGCGCCGCACCAAAGGGTGCGGCGCGGGATCGTAAAGCGAGCTGA